A section of the Cuniculiplasma divulgatum genome encodes:
- a CDS encoding sulfite exporter TauE/SafE family protein: MKSQAVLDILILMIVGVAVGALTGMTGSSGVLVVVPALSLMGFTFQRSVGASLLVDVITTSIVIYVYLRKRSVYVRSGIFMGLGAIIGAQIGSRVAVSISQHPLEIAFVVLTAVLAFQMYRRAFGKPREKKNIHLSFPEMQALPLAFALSIPVGFLTGTIGTSGGIMFIGITMLLFTVPAQKMVGTATLAMFFSAFSGTVGYASLGLIDFTAAAIIGVASLASGIGFSYLAHRTSEKGIYAAIGTVFIVVIFVELFKIIL; the protein is encoded by the coding sequence GTGAAATCACAGGCAGTGCTGGATATCCTTATCCTTATGATCGTCGGCGTGGCAGTTGGCGCACTCACTGGAATGACTGGCAGCAGCGGCGTTCTGGTTGTTGTGCCCGCACTGAGCCTCATGGGATTCACGTTCCAGAGATCGGTGGGTGCGAGCCTTCTTGTGGACGTCATAACCACATCCATAGTCATATACGTATATCTCAGGAAGCGCAGTGTCTACGTGAGGAGCGGGATTTTCATGGGCCTTGGCGCAATCATAGGAGCACAGATAGGGTCAAGGGTAGCTGTGTCCATATCCCAGCATCCACTGGAAATCGCATTCGTTGTTCTCACAGCGGTGCTTGCCTTCCAGATGTACAGAAGGGCATTTGGAAAACCCCGTGAAAAAAAGAATATTCACCTATCCTTTCCGGAGATGCAGGCACTTCCACTTGCCTTTGCCCTGAGCATTCCAGTGGGATTTCTGACGGGCACAATAGGCACCAGCGGAGGCATCATGTTCATAGGCATAACAATGCTCCTCTTCACTGTACCTGCACAGAAAATGGTGGGCACAGCCACCCTTGCCATGTTTTTCTCCGCGTTCAGCGGGACTGTTGGTTATGCTTCCCTTGGGCTTATTGACTTTACTGCTGCTGCCATTATAGGGGTGGCTTCCCTTGCATCCGGTATTGGATTCTCATATCTTGCTCACAGAACCTCCGAGAAAGGCATATATGCAGCCATAGGAACCGTGTTTATCGTGGTGATCTTTGTGGAACTTTTCAAGATCATCCTCTGA
- the coaA gene encoding type I pantothenate kinase: MLKILNESKVSPFISFTRDEWKALRDSTPMTVSEEDLSIIRGINEKISLQEVEEVFLPLSRLMNIYYCAARQLYDSRREFLKEKGEKVPYVVGMAGSVAVGKSTIGRLLKILFSRWPTAPKVSLIATDGFLLPNSVLEAKGLMNRKGFPESYDVRALIHFLYELKSGKDDLKIPLYSHLTYDIVPGQFQEIKRPDIVILEGLNVLQTRSTMASQTNPELLVSDFFDFSIYVDADVADIKKWYIDRFLVFRETAFRDPKSFFRKYAELDTEDAIATASSIWEEINAVNLRQNIEPTKYHAHLILKKGPDHSVTDVFMRKI; this comes from the coding sequence TTGCTTAAAATTCTCAATGAAAGCAAGGTCTCTCCATTCATATCTTTCACAAGGGATGAGTGGAAAGCACTTCGTGATTCAACTCCAATGACCGTGTCAGAGGAGGACCTCAGCATAATAAGAGGAATAAACGAGAAAATCTCGCTCCAGGAGGTTGAAGAGGTTTTCCTGCCTCTGTCCAGGCTCATGAACATATATTACTGCGCAGCCAGGCAGCTTTACGATTCCAGGCGGGAGTTCCTCAAGGAGAAGGGGGAGAAGGTACCCTATGTGGTGGGGATGGCAGGCAGCGTTGCGGTTGGGAAGAGCACCATAGGAAGACTCCTGAAGATCCTCTTTTCAAGATGGCCCACTGCACCAAAGGTTTCGCTCATTGCAACAGATGGCTTCCTGCTTCCAAACAGCGTGCTGGAAGCAAAGGGACTCATGAACAGGAAGGGCTTTCCCGAAAGTTATGATGTGAGGGCACTGATTCACTTTCTCTATGAGCTTAAGAGTGGTAAAGATGATCTCAAGATTCCCCTCTACTCACATCTGACCTATGACATAGTTCCGGGGCAGTTCCAGGAGATAAAGAGGCCGGATATAGTCATACTGGAGGGGCTCAATGTTCTCCAGACCAGGAGTACAATGGCATCCCAGACCAATCCTGAACTACTTGTATCAGACTTCTTTGATTTTTCCATATATGTGGATGCCGATGTTGCAGACATCAAGAAATGGTACATCGACAGGTTCCTGGTGTTCAGGGAAACAGCATTCAGGGATCCAAAGTCCTTTTTCAGGAAGTATGCGGAGTTGGACACTGAAGATGCCATAGCAACAGCTTCGTCCATATGGGAAGAGATCAATGCCGTGAACCTGAGGCAGAATATTGAGCCCACAAAATACCACGCACACCTGATCCTGAAGAAGGGACCCGATCATTCTGTGACCGATGTATTTATGAGAAAAATATGA
- a CDS encoding sulfurtransferase TusA family protein: MEKELKPAKIVDVRGTICPGALWEMLIAYKDAKVGDIIAVYSSDPSVKDDAPAWVDKSQNELVGVYDRDGYYEVMMRKTK; this comes from the coding sequence ATGGAAAAAGAATTGAAACCGGCAAAGATAGTTGATGTGCGGGGAACAATTTGTCCTGGAGCTCTCTGGGAGATGCTCATAGCCTACAAGGATGCGAAAGTTGGGGATATTATAGCTGTATATTCTTCGGATCCAAGCGTAAAGGATGATGCTCCTGCCTGGGTGGACAAATCACAAAATGAGCTTGTAGGTGTATATGACCGCGACGGATACTATGAAGTTATGATGCGAAAGACGAAGTAA
- a CDS encoding TIGR00269 family protein — MKCTICGRDAVYEARYSGEMLCADHFIASVDRRIRREIRDQVSFSGAHITISVAISGGKDSSVTLYSLAELFKGRKNVTLKAFTVDEGIEGYRSSGLEKARMLSRMLGVEHSTISFQDHFGTTMDRVVSENPDAIPCSRCGPMRRQMMNLESLSLESDYVALGMNLDDYSQSILMNVARGDVDRLARMAPHSDSREGMVRRILPLRRIPEKEVMLYAILKGIDFDASWCPYYEKAQRNTFRDVVETLEERSPGTRFALLNFLDRIKPSIRGGSDTAVGKCAVCGQPSSSEICPVCASSSENLNEIYHRK; from the coding sequence ATGAAGTGTACTATCTGCGGCAGGGACGCTGTTTACGAGGCCAGGTACAGCGGTGAAATGCTCTGCGCGGATCACTTCATCGCTTCAGTTGACAGGAGAATCAGAAGGGAGATAAGGGACCAGGTATCATTTTCAGGTGCCCACATAACAATATCTGTTGCGATCTCAGGGGGCAAGGACAGTTCTGTCACCCTCTATTCTCTGGCAGAGCTATTCAAGGGCAGGAAGAATGTCACGCTGAAGGCATTCACAGTGGATGAAGGCATTGAAGGATACCGCAGCTCCGGCCTGGAGAAGGCACGCATGCTTTCCAGGATGCTGGGTGTGGAGCACTCAACCATATCATTTCAGGATCATTTCGGCACAACCATGGATCGCGTTGTCTCGGAAAACCCTGACGCCATTCCATGCTCGCGCTGCGGCCCCATGAGGAGGCAGATGATGAATCTTGAAAGTCTCTCCCTTGAATCGGATTATGTTGCTCTTGGCATGAATCTTGACGACTACTCCCAGTCAATACTCATGAATGTGGCCCGAGGAGACGTTGACAGGCTTGCCAGGATGGCACCGCACAGTGATTCCCGGGAAGGCATGGTCAGGAGGATACTGCCCCTGAGGCGCATCCCCGAGAAGGAGGTAATGCTTTACGCCATCCTGAAGGGGATCGACTTTGATGCTTCATGGTGCCCTTACTATGAAAAAGCACAGAGAAACACGTTTCGCGACGTTGTGGAAACACTTGAAGAACGCTCCCCTGGAACACGTTTTGCGCTGCTGAACTTCCTTGACAGGATCAAGCCATCAATACGGGGCGGCTCAGATACGGCAGTGGGAAAATGCGCAGTTTGCGGCCAGCCGTCATCCAGCGAGATTTGCCCGGTATGCGCCTCTTCTTCAGAAAACTTGAATGAAATTTACCACAGGAAATGA
- a CDS encoding indolepyruvate oxidoreductase subunit beta: MQHNIIIAGVGGQGVVTLGLMISNAAMSAGQKAIMSEIHGLAQRGGSVSVDVRIGDYYAPIVPDGDADIIVALEPLEALRSLRRAGPHTIMVMSTEKLPPVSLGINRKQYPDIDDISRAIQKEVKLHSINALELARAAGNYRTVNTVIAGFLYGLGILEIPREILEGEITRIFSGKAAEANLAAFNSGYEAAKAEGIQERTVS, from the coding sequence GTGCAGCATAATATCATCATAGCAGGAGTCGGTGGACAGGGCGTGGTGACCCTGGGGCTCATGATCTCTAACGCGGCAATGTCAGCGGGCCAGAAGGCAATAATGTCAGAGATACACGGACTTGCCCAGAGAGGAGGTTCGGTGTCAGTGGACGTCAGGATTGGGGACTATTATGCCCCAATAGTGCCTGACGGCGATGCGGATATAATCGTGGCACTGGAGCCCCTCGAAGCACTCAGGTCGCTCAGAAGGGCAGGACCACACACGATCATGGTGATGAGCACGGAAAAGCTACCCCCTGTTTCGCTGGGAATCAACAGGAAGCAGTATCCCGATATTGATGATATCAGCAGGGCCATACAGAAGGAAGTTAAACTGCACAGCATAAACGCACTGGAGCTCGCAAGGGCGGCAGGGAATTATCGCACCGTGAACACCGTGATTGCAGGTTTCCTGTATGGGCTTGGCATTCTGGAAATCCCAAGGGAGATACTGGAAGGTGAGATAACCAGGATATTTTCCGGGAAGGCAGCAGAGGCAAACCTGGCAGCATTCAACTCAGGATATGAAGCTGCAAAGGCAGAAGGGATACAGGAGAGAACTGTTTCGTGA
- the iorA gene encoding indolepyruvate ferredoxin oxidoreductase subunit alpha, translated as MSSYDSILKAKPGDRLFLLGNEAIARGVIEAGVDVATTYPGTPSSEVGDVLFEIAGKAGLKFEFSVNEKVAVESAFAASISGLRSFVFMKHVGMNVAADAIMSIAYTGTGAPMVIMTADDPSMFSSQNEQDNRIYAQLAHLPLIEPSNPQEAKDFLKIAFMISEREGLPVMFRTTTRTSHMRSSVVMGEIQERHRENIPAPPGKYVALPSNSYRYKEALISRMEKISGENYQDLLVTRIGNPESMHGIIASGEAFNIMMDSMKKLGLDIEVLKLGIINPFPEKMVAEFMQKHPTVIVAEEVDPVIETACRSLAQKKGLSVNITGKLDGVFPMSHELSPNSVDKILREILALGRKEQTGTSQLSMDVPARPPVLCPGCPHRGTYFAVKRAVKMLRISDPVYSSDIGCYSLGDYDPFDEATVMLSMGSSVGVASGLTAATDRRAIAFIGDSTFFHGGIPGLINAVHNKSRLLLVIMDNDITAMTGRQPNPGTPLFLAGPSTREVSIEDVVRSAGVDFLKVVDPYDLKETLTAVMDALRHDGVSVIIAKRECALIRDNRNRKLGVEVRFMVNPDKCTGCMNCVTNFACPAMSVSGNKVVIDPNICDGCSVCTQPYVCPFHAIELEGDAGAA; from the coding sequence ATGTCATCATATGACAGTATCCTCAAGGCAAAACCGGGAGACAGGCTTTTTCTCCTTGGAAACGAGGCAATAGCCCGTGGTGTCATAGAGGCTGGCGTCGATGTTGCCACCACATACCCTGGCACTCCATCAAGCGAGGTTGGCGATGTTCTATTCGAGATAGCGGGAAAGGCTGGGCTGAAGTTTGAATTCTCCGTGAACGAGAAGGTGGCCGTTGAATCTGCCTTTGCCGCGTCCATATCGGGCCTCAGGTCCTTTGTATTCATGAAGCACGTGGGAATGAACGTGGCGGCAGATGCCATCATGAGCATAGCATATACAGGTACAGGGGCTCCAATGGTAATAATGACGGCAGACGATCCGTCAATGTTTTCGTCCCAGAATGAGCAGGACAACAGGATATATGCGCAGCTTGCCCATCTGCCATTAATTGAGCCCTCGAATCCGCAGGAGGCCAAGGACTTCCTGAAGATTGCATTCATGATATCTGAAAGGGAAGGCCTGCCAGTCATGTTCAGGACAACCACCAGGACAAGCCACATGCGTTCCTCCGTTGTCATGGGTGAAATACAGGAAAGGCACAGGGAAAATATACCCGCACCTCCGGGCAAGTATGTGGCACTCCCGTCAAATTCATACAGGTACAAGGAAGCCCTGATCTCAAGGATGGAGAAGATATCCGGCGAGAATTACCAGGACCTGCTGGTGACCAGGATTGGAAATCCGGAATCAATGCATGGAATCATAGCGTCCGGAGAGGCATTCAACATAATGATGGACAGCATGAAGAAGCTTGGGCTGGACATTGAAGTGCTGAAGCTGGGAATAATAAACCCATTTCCGGAGAAGATGGTGGCAGAATTCATGCAGAAGCATCCAACAGTCATAGTGGCTGAGGAGGTGGACCCTGTAATCGAGACCGCCTGCAGGTCCCTGGCCCAGAAGAAAGGCCTCAGTGTCAACATTACTGGAAAGCTCGACGGTGTCTTCCCAATGAGCCATGAACTTTCCCCCAATTCAGTGGATAAAATACTCAGGGAGATCCTTGCCCTTGGCAGGAAGGAACAGACAGGTACGAGCCAGCTTTCCATGGATGTGCCTGCAAGGCCTCCTGTCCTGTGCCCCGGATGTCCGCATCGCGGCACGTATTTTGCCGTGAAGAGGGCAGTGAAGATGCTCAGGATCAGTGATCCTGTTTATTCCTCCGATATAGGCTGTTATTCCCTGGGAGACTATGATCCGTTCGACGAGGCTACGGTCATGCTCAGCATGGGCTCATCAGTGGGTGTTGCCTCCGGCCTCACTGCCGCCACGGACAGGCGCGCAATTGCCTTCATTGGAGATTCCACATTCTTCCATGGAGGAATCCCAGGTCTGATAAATGCTGTGCACAACAAATCCAGGCTGCTCCTTGTCATAATGGACAATGATATTACAGCCATGACAGGCAGGCAGCCAAATCCCGGAACTCCGTTATTCCTTGCAGGACCGTCCACAAGGGAAGTATCAATAGAGGATGTGGTCAGATCAGCAGGAGTTGATTTTCTTAAGGTTGTTGATCCGTATGACCTGAAGGAAACCCTCACTGCCGTAATGGATGCGCTGAGGCACGACGGAGTGTCCGTGATCATAGCCAAGCGTGAATGTGCATTAATCCGTGACAACAGGAACAGGAAGCTCGGGGTTGAGGTCAGGTTCATGGTTAATCCTGATAAATGCACCGGCTGCATGAACTGTGTCACGAACTTCGCATGCCCTGCCATGTCCGTATCTGGGAACAAGGTGGTTATCGATCCAAATATCTGCGACGGATGCAGCGTATGCACCCAGCCCTATGTCTGCCCATTCCATGCAATAGAACTTGAGGGTGATGCAGGTGCAGCATAA